Below is a window of Vibrio gazogenes DNA.
AAGAAACCAGCAACATCAGGCATGGAAAACCGCAAGGGTGTCGTGCTACAAGCACACTTGGATATGGTGCCACAAAAAAATGAGGAGACCGTACATAACTTCGCACAGGATCCAATTCGTCCTTATATTGATGGTGACTGGGTCACCGCTCAAGGCACCACTCTCGGCGCAGACAATGGGATCGGGATGGCAACTTGCCTTGCTGTTTTGGCTTCAGACAATATCCAACACGGTCCTTTAGAAGTACTGTTAACGATCAATGAAGAAGCTGGTATGACCGGTGCATTTGGTCTGGAGCCGGGTTATCTGGAAGGAGAAATCCTGCTGAATACCGACTCTGAACAGGAAGGTGAAGTTTACGTCGGATGTGCCGGAGGCATTAACGGCTTGCTCGCTTTTGATATTGAACGCAGTCAAGTTCCGGCAAATCATGTGGTTCGCAAACTCCAGCTTAAAGGTCTCAAAGGCGGCCATTCTGGTTGCGATATCCATCTCGGCCGAGGCAATGCTAATAAACTATTTGCTCGTTTTTTGGCACAACATGCCGAGCCTCTGGCGTTACGATTGATTGATTTTCAAGGCGGCTCACTGAGAAATGCCATTCCTCGTGAAGGCACTGTGACCTTATGCCTCCCTGAAGAAAATGTCTCCAAACTGACTGAAGCATTCCAACATTTCACCGCAACGATTCGTCAGGAGCTGGAACAAACAGAAGGCAATATCATCACCGAATGCCATGACGTTGAATTGGTTCCGGAGCAGCATCAGGTAATGGATTTACCGACTCAGCAACGTTTCATTGCAACACTCAATGCAAGCCCCAATGGGGTGATCCGTATGAGTGATGATTTTCCTGGTGTGGTCGAAACGTCACTAAATCTGGGGGTCGTCAAAACTGATGCTTCAACTATTTCTATCCTCAGCTTGGTCCGTTCTTTAATCGACTCCGGTCGTCAACAGGTAGAAAGCAGTTTGAGATCAATTGCCGAACTCGCAGATGCGACAGTCGATTTCTATGATGCTTATCCCGGTTGGAAGCCTGACACGAATTCCGCCATTATGGCTATCTTCAGAGAGCAGTACGAAAACATCTATGGTCATAAACCGAATATCATGGTAATTCACGCAGGCCTCGAATGTGGCTTATTTAAGCGCCCATACCCAAATATGGATATGGTGTCGTTCGGTCCGACGATTAAGTTCCCACATTCCCCTGATGAAAAAGTGCAGATCAGCACGGTTCAGCAATTCTGGGAACAAATGATCGTTATGCTGAAAAGCATCCCTGAAAAAGATTAAGTCCAATATGCCGTAGCGGAAAGAATCGTGTCCGCTACGGTGACCCTATTTTATATGGCGTAAATTCAATCAACCTATCCCATTGAAAACAAAAATTATTTGGTGGCAAGCTTCCATGTTTGGCATCTATCATGATTATTTATCGTCACGGATAATTTTTTTATTCGCTCAATACTGAAACTGCTGGTAGTGTTCCCTCAGGCAACGTTGCATCTGTTTAAAAATTAAGCGCATTTCTGTCTAAGGTTCACCCTAAGAGCTATGATTGTTGATGGGGGGTAGCCTTACAGGAATAAAATTGCCCAGCGCCTTTCCTATCGATTCACGTCTATTAATCGAAGAACACAAAAGATGAATGAAAAAATTATGATTGGCTGGAGAGAGACTCTCAGTCTCCCAGACTTAGGAATTCCCGCGATCAATGCCAAGATCGATACTGGCGCAAAGACATCGTGTCTCCACGCATTTAAAGTGAAAGCCTTCAAAAAAGAAGGCGTACAATGGGTGCGATTCTGGTTACATCCCCGTCAAAAGGACGATTCGGAAATTGTCATTTGCGAAGCGCCAGTGATCGATCGACGTATCGTTAGAAACTCCGGTGGCTATGAGGAAAAGCGTTATGTAATCCGCACAGAGATCAAGATTGGTACGGAGCAATGGCCGGTCGATATTACACTGACCAATCGTGAAAATATGGCATTCCGAATGTTACTAGGCCGGACAGCGATGCGCCCAAAAATTATCGTTGATCCGGATGCATCATTTCTACTGACCTCTGGTGATAACGTATGAAAATTGGCATTCTTTCGAGAAACAGCTCGCTTTATTCAACTCAGCGACTGATTGAAGCGTGTAAAGAGCGGGGACATGACTACAAAGTGATCGATGCCTTACGCTGTTACATGAATATCAACTCAGAAAAACCAGAAATTCACTTTAAAGGAGAACAGTTGTCTGAGTTTAACGCCATCATTCCACGTATCGGTGCCTCTGTGACCTTTTACGGCACCGCAGTCTTACGTCAGTTTGAAATGATGGGGGTTTATCCGGTCAATGAATCTGTCGCAATCAGTCGTTCCAGAGACAAACTTCGTTCCATGCAATTACTGTCCAGAAAAGGCATTGGTATGCCGATCACCGGATTTGCCAGCAAACCCGATGATATTAAGGACTTATTAAACATGGTTGGCGGAGCGCCGGTTGTGATCAAACTTCTTGAAGGAACACAAGGAATTGGCGTCGTTTTAGCAGAAAACCGCAAAGCTGCGGAAAGTGTGATTGAAGCCTTTATGGGGCTCAAAGCAAACATTATGGTGCAAGAATACGTGAAGGAAGCCGGTGGTGCTGATATCCGCTGTTTTGTGATCGGTGATAAAGTCATTGCATCAATGAAGCGTCAAGGCGCTGAAGGCGAGTTTCGTTCAAATCTGCACCGTGGCGGGACAGCAACACTGATCAAGATTTCTCCTCAAGAAAGAAAAACAGCCATTGATGCAGCAAAGATTATGGGACTCAATGTTGCCGGTGTTGACCTACTCCGCTCTGCTCGTGGCCCACTGGTGATGGAAGTCAATTCATCTCCCGGTTTAGAAGGTATTGAGAAAGCGACAGGTAAAGATATCGCAGGCATGATCATTGAATTTGTCGAGAAGAATGCGCTTTTGAAAACAACAAGAACACGGGGACGAGGATAATACTCCCCCTCAAGAGCCATGTGACAGGCTCTTGAGGGGATATCGGTAACGGAAGGAACATCGATAACGAAAAGTAGTCACTGACATTAAAAGACAAATAAAATCTCAAGTTCCCTCTTCAACTAAGAAAATAGAGAGAACCACATCACAGCAACAACAAAGAAAGGGCAAACATATTTAATATATGCCGGCCATAAACGTCCAAACCAATGTTGAGATACGCCCGGAAAACCATGCTGAAGTTCTGTAATTTTAGCGCGATGACGCCAAACCCATCCCCCGAACAGACAGAACATCAGGGCTGCAAGCGGCTGTAGATACTGCGTCGACAACATGACCACCAATCCAAAAAGTGCCGAGAAATGATAGAGCACCACGACACTCAACAGGGCAATAACCGCCCCCAGAGCCCAAGTTGTACTATTTCGGCTGGTATTCCACCGCTCACTCACAAGCGTAACCGGACATTCAAGCATTGATATTGATGACGTCAGCGCAGCAATCGTCAATAACAAAAAGAAGACGATAGCAAAAAATTGCCCGAAAATTCCCAAACTCTCGAACATCATAGGTAGTACACGGAAAACTAAGGTATCGGAATTGAGTAAGCTTCCATCCGCCGCATAAATTTCAACGCCTTGTTTCATTGCCACAAACATTGCCGGCATAACAACCAATCCCGCGATGAAAGCAACGCCGGTATCAACCAGTGTGACACTCAACGCCATTTTGGGAAGATTTTCTTTTTTACTCAAATAGGAGCCATACACCAGCATCGAGCAGCCACCGATTGTCAGCGAGAAGAACCCTTGCCCCATCGCAGCAAGAA
It encodes the following:
- a CDS encoding aminoacyl-histidine dipeptidase, encoding MSEFQSEISHLSPSLVWTFFDKICSIPHPSYHEENLAQYIIEWAEEQSLDVRRDPTGNIFIKKPATSGMENRKGVVLQAHLDMVPQKNEETVHNFAQDPIRPYIDGDWVTAQGTTLGADNGIGMATCLAVLASDNIQHGPLEVLLTINEEAGMTGAFGLEPGYLEGEILLNTDSEQEGEVYVGCAGGINGLLAFDIERSQVPANHVVRKLQLKGLKGGHSGCDIHLGRGNANKLFARFLAQHAEPLALRLIDFQGGSLRNAIPREGTVTLCLPEENVSKLTEAFQHFTATIRQELEQTEGNIITECHDVELVPEQHQVMDLPTQQRFIATLNASPNGVIRMSDDFPGVVETSLNLGVVKTDASTISILSLVRSLIDSGRQQVESSLRSIAELADATVDFYDAYPGWKPDTNSAIMAIFREQYENIYGHKPNIMVIHAGLECGLFKRPYPNMDMVSFGPTIKFPHSPDEKVQISTVQQFWEQMIVMLKSIPEKD
- the rimK gene encoding 30S ribosomal protein S6--L-glutamate ligase, with amino-acid sequence MKIGILSRNSSLYSTQRLIEACKERGHDYKVIDALRCYMNINSEKPEIHFKGEQLSEFNAIIPRIGASVTFYGTAVLRQFEMMGVYPVNESVAISRSRDKLRSMQLLSRKGIGMPITGFASKPDDIKDLLNMVGGAPVVIKLLEGTQGIGVVLAENRKAAESVIEAFMGLKANIMVQEYVKEAGGADIRCFVIGDKVIASMKRQGAEGEFRSNLHRGGTATLIKISPQERKTAIDAAKIMGLNVAGVDLLRSARGPLVMEVNSSPGLEGIEKATGKDIAGMIIEFVEKNALLKTTRTRGRG
- a CDS encoding ATP-dependent zinc protease family protein, with protein sequence MNEKIMIGWRETLSLPDLGIPAINAKIDTGAKTSCLHAFKVKAFKKEGVQWVRFWLHPRQKDDSEIVICEAPVIDRRIVRNSGGYEEKRYVIRTEIKIGTEQWPVDITLTNRENMAFRMLLGRTAMRPKIIVDPDASFLLTSGDNV
- a CDS encoding sodium-dependent transporter yields the protein MAQSSSRDFFASRLGFILSASGAAVGLGNIWGFPTQVASNGGGAFLLVYLVLIAFVAFPMLVVEMAIGRHGQANPVDSMRALSSDPKAQKFAVGVGWLGLSVPCAVLAFYSIVGGWIICFFLAAFCQLLGWGELSQWLEGFSVERNLFGTVIFYVLTILIVQGGVKQGIEKWSTRLMPALFALFAVLFIYILMQDGAVEGLKQYLIPDFTKIWNKDLILAAMGQGFFSLTIGGCSMLVYGSYLSKKENLPKMALSVTLVDTGVAFIAGLVVMPAMFVAMKQGVEIYAADGSLLNSDTLVFRVLPMMFESLGIFGQFFAIVFFLLLTIAALTSSISMLECPVTLVSERWNTSRNSTTWALGAVIALLSVVVLYHFSALFGLVVMLSTQYLQPLAALMFCLFGGWVWRHRAKITELQHGFPGVSQHWFGRLWPAYIKYVCPFFVVAVMWFSLFS